A window of Solanum stenotomum isolate F172 chromosome 3, ASM1918654v1, whole genome shotgun sequence contains these coding sequences:
- the LOC125858568 gene encoding F-box protein At4g35930, producing MGKVSPKDGQSKTPKQKRRSRSTKGKYLKPGALAQLRYTKASAAKSCTDLGKKRVAVITSDETNDKAALQNNVVDESPIFLSPVKSCYASVNTPIDVSKQYKLQMTPKTPGAFECTSESRLESLPMDLLVKLLCHLHHDQLKAVFHVSQKIRKAVIQARLFHFNYTTPDRMRQELLRTTTPSPTDHWPFVCKENGKGAWINTPHTPKAPKHGPRPSPRLKFPEMRQIAAVLFQESTIPKRYMVPSVIPTSLCKSLGSNRVLFYEDELCQAVAQNKLR from the exons ATGGGTAAAGTGTCACCCAAAGATGGTCAATCCAAGACTCCAAAACAGAAAAGGCGGTCAAGGAGTACAAAGGGAAAATATTTGAAACCAGGTGCTTTGGCTCAGCTACGTTACACTAAGGCATCAGCTGCTAAATCTTGTACGGATCTTGGGAAGAAAAGGGTGGCTGTAATAACTTCAGATGAAACGAACGATAAAGCTGCACTTCAAAATAATGTTGTTGATGAAAGTCCCATATTTTTATCACCTGTGAAGTCTTGTTATGCTTCTGTGAATACGCCCATTGATGTATCTAAGCAGTATAAATTGCAAATGACACCAAAGACACCTGGTGCATTTGAGTGCACATCAGAGTCAAGGCTCGAGTCTCTTCCAATGGATTTACTG GTCAAACTACTGTGCCATTTACACCACGACCAACTTAAAgcagttttccatgtctctcaAAAGATCAGGAAGGCA GTAATTCAGGCAAGGCTTTTCCATTTTAATTATACTACTCCGGATAGAATGCGGCAGGAGTTGTTAAGAACCACGACTCCTTCCCCCACTGATCACTGGCCATTTGTATG CAAAGAAAACGGAAAAGGTGCATGGATCAACACTCCTCACACTCCTAAGGCTCCAAAACATGGTCCACGTCCCTCACCCCGTCTCAAGTTCCCAGAGATGAGGCAAATTGCAGCTGTTCTTTTCCAAGAGTCTACTATCCCTAAAAGATACATGGTTCCATCTGTTATACCAACGTCCCTATGCAAGTCGTTGGGTTCTAATAGAGTTCTATTCTATGAGGATGAATTATGCCAGGCCGTTGCTCAGAATAAACTCCGTTGA
- the LOC125858555 gene encoding protein MID1-COMPLEMENTING ACTIVITY 1, with protein MATWEHFGEIANGAQLAGLDAVKLIGLIVKAANTARMHKKNCRQFAQHLKLIGNLLEQLRITELKKYPETSEPLEYLEDALRRSYILVNSCQDRSYLYLLAMGWNIVYQFRKAQNEIDQYLKIIPLITLVDNARVRERFEIIEKDQCEYTLEAEDMKVQEVILKRDPSKHDTIVLKKTLSRSYPSMPITEAIQKENEKLQLELQRSQANLDVNQCEFIQHLLDVTEVVAAESLSEKSSPTQPTKKLEHSHSDANSDKEHSDKSYIKSDEKQSTSRNTSSVSSQCELLSSKGSYRYEEWHTDLLGCCSEPLLCIKTFFFPCGTFSKVASFAANRDISSADACNELMAYSLILSCCCYTCCIRKKLRQKLNITGGIIDDFLSHLMCCCCALVQELREVEIRGANGTEKTKTSPPPSQFMET; from the exons ATGGCTACATGGGAACACTTTGGGGAAATTGCAAATGGTGCCCAGCTTGCTGGCCTTGATGCAGTGAAGCTAATTGGTTTGATCGTAAAAGCTGCAAACACAGCTCGAATGCACAAGAAGAACTGCAGGCAGTTTGCGCAGCATCTCAAATTAATCGGTAATTTATTGGAGCAGCTTAGAATTACAGAACTCAAGAAGTATCCTGAAACCTCCGAGCCATTGGAATATCTTGAAGATGCATTAAGGAGGTCTTACATTTTGGTCAACAGCTGCCAGGATCGGAGCTATCTTTATCTGCTGGCTATGGGATGGAACATTGTCTACCAGTTCCGGAAGGCTCAGAATGAGATTGACCAGTATTTGAAGATCATTCCTCTCATCACGCTTGTGGATAATGCTCGAGTCAGG GAGAGATTTGAAATCATTGAGAAGGACCAGTGTGAATATACTTTGGAGGCTGAAGACATGAAGGTGCAAGAGGTCATTTTAAAACGAGATCCCTCTAAACATGATACAATAGTGTTAAAGAAGACCCTTTCCCGTTCCTACCCAAGCATGCCTATCACTGAGGCAATTCAGAAGGAGAATGAAAAGCTTCAGCTAGAACTGCAACGTTCACAAGCTAATTTAGATGTAAATCAGTGTGAATTCATTCAGCATCTTCTCGATGTCACAGAGGTAGTTGCAGCTGAGTCTCTTTCCGAGAAGAGTTCACCCACCCAGCCTACCAAAAAGTTGGAGCATAGTCACTCAGATGCCAATAGTGACAAGGAACACAGTGATAAAAGTTATATCAAAAGTGATGAGAAACAGTCAACTTCAAG AAACACTTCTTCAGTTTCATCGCAATGTGAACTGCTGTCTTCAAAGGGTTCATATCGATATGAAGAGTGGCATACAGATCTGTTGGGATGCTGTTCAGAACCTCTCTTAT GCATTAAAACCTTTTTCTTTCCTTGTGGTACATTTTCTAAAGTTGCCAGTTTTGCAGCCAACAGAGACATAT CTTCAGCGGATGCTTGTAATGAATTAATGGCTTACTCGTTAATACTGTCCTGCTGTTGTTACACTTGCTGCATCAGAAAGAAACTTCGGCAAAAGCTAAACATCACG ggAGGCATCATAGATGATTTTCTTTCACATTTAATGTGCTGTTGCTGTGCTCTCGTCCAAGAATTGCGTGAAGTGGAAATACGTGGGGCTAATG GTACAGAGAAGACGAAAACGAGCCCGCCACCCTCTCAATTTATGGAAACATag